The Bos indicus x Bos taurus breed Angus x Brahman F1 hybrid chromosome 21, Bos_hybrid_MaternalHap_v2.0, whole genome shotgun sequence genomic interval TGCCAACCTCGGGAAGACGTGCTGGCACGGCATCTTTCCTGTACACGTGGAGAGTGAGTTGAGCAGAGTCTCATTTTTGTCTCTGGTGGGTCGCACTTGGCTTCCTTTCCCATAAGACTCAGCCCTTTGGATAATTGCTTTGTGGAAGGGATGTCTGCTTGGACTGTGATACTTTTTCAACAGGGCTCTTTCTCTGCATTGTCAGATTCTCTTGTAATGACTGTAACCACTTTGCCAATGAACTTTCCATCAGTTGATCAATCAATGAGGAACGTCATTCCACAAATCCTGAGCGAGCATACTATCTTCTAGATGATTCTAGACCTTAGTTGGGTCCACTCAGCTGGGGGTAGAGCAGTGAGCACGATAAAGTCCTTATTCCCGTGAACTTGACAATCTGGTGGGAGAGATGGGCGATCGAAGCCAAGTGATATCATTCTATCCACTGTAGAGTtatgaaggaaaggaaagcaggcTAAGCTGTGAGGAAGAGGCACAGATAGAATAGACATTTATGTTAAATACAGGGTCTAGGAAAGTCTCTCTGGGGAGGGGAAATGGAAATGAAGTAGGTTTGGGAGTCAGATTTTCGGGAGAAGCTTGTGGCACATGAAAGCTCTCCAGCATCTTTGAGGAACAGCAGAAGGAAGGTGGGGCTGGCCTGGCCTGTGGGTGAAAGAGGCAGCCCCTGAGGCTCGGGCACCTCCAGACTTTATTCTGAGTGTGGTGGAAACTGTGGGTGGATtctgagtggggagggaggtgtggtcTGCATTGAAATGGTCACTCTGACCACAAGGGTGCTGATAGAGAGCCCACATGGATGGCTATTGTACTGATCTGAGTTGCTGATGGCAGCTAGGGAGAGAACGGGAGTCTCCACATGAAGAACATAGGAGGTCCCACAGGTGGAGCCAGCAGACCCAGGGATGGGTTGGATGAGCCCAGCCAGGGTCAGGAGTGACAAAGTGGGGGCAGGGGATGAACCCGAGGGTCTACAGGTGTGACCACTGCTGAAATGGGGCTCTGGAGTGAGTCAGCAGGTTCCCAGGAGCTTTGGGAGAAGTTATCATTACCAGTATTGCCAAGATCCAAGCGGAGGCAGTGACCATGGGGCTTGAGGGTCAGGTGGGATGTTGGCAGAGGTAACTGGAGGTGAGGCAGCCTCCAGGCCAATGCTAGAGAGCTGGGGACAGCATCACTGGGTGGGCATTGCCAGGAAGGAGGTCGGGAGGTGTTCCGGGGGGAGGATGGTGAACCAGAAGGAGGACCTGGGTGGCTGTGATCCAGGTAGTGGGCAGTGAAGTCTGAAGCAAATGCTGTGAGCtgagattttaaaaggaaaagaggagaagaaTGGTCTGGAGGTGAGGCTGAGCCGGGAGGCCATCTGTCTACTGCGAGCCTCCAGTGTAGGAGGTGGCGGGGTGCAGATAGCCCTCGGTGGTGGACAGTGAATCCCTCCGGAGAAGTGAGGACCTGGTGATGAGTCACGGTCCCAAATGTGGAAGGGCTGTGGGGTGTGGGCACTGGGTGGTCAGTCTGGGAAACTGAACCCAGTCCTGCTGGCCTCAGGTTGTTGGGGGGAAGGTGGTGACCTCTGATGCCAGCTTTCTGGGAATTGTGTTCCTGGGTGGTTCATCGGGATGAGACAAGCAGTGGGATGGCGGGGTGGGAAGGGAGTTGGGGTCTCCCGGGGTCTTCTGAGGGGACCTCAGGGCCCAGGGCTGGGCAGACTCTCCAGGAGCCCCCCATGGTGGCTCTTCTGGAACTCCCCTCATCTGGTAGACCCCACAAGTCCCATGAAGGAGCTTGGCTGGTGCTTCAATTGCTTGATAGAGAACCAAGTGTGCTGTGCTGAGATGTCCAAGGTCCCTATTCTGAAAGCCCAGGGTCCACACCCACACGGAGGGTCCTGAGCTGGGACAAGCTGGCACTGCGAAGCCCCTCTCTCCTCGTTTCTGAGCCCTGCCCCCGAAGACTCGGGAATGCCATCACCGCTCCAGGGATGGGGCAGGCAGGGCATCAGCCCCGCTCCAGGGAGGTAAGTGGCCAGCCGCCGGCACCCCAGTGTGTTTTCGGGATGCGCGTCGTCCACCTCACTAACGCTCCGTGTCCCGTCTGCCCGCAGGACTGCGGTCGGAGGCGGCGCCCCTCGGAGGAGTGGAAGGGGCCCCTGCTCTGTCTTGCCTCTGCCTTTCTGTGGTACTTGAAGAGAAGTTGTTCGTGGTGGATTCGCTTTACTTATGACGAATCATTCACGGACAACACTTTTTTCAGTACCAAATACTACCTCTAAGGATGCCCACCCCGGATGGGACGGCCACTCCGGAAGAGAAGACTCCGTGCTCTTCGTGGAAGACGCGACTGGCTGGCCGGCTGGCCGGGGCCGTGGGCTTGTCCAAGCTGTAAGTCCTCTGGGCCCCTCGCCTGGGTGTCCTCCTGCAGGAGGCCTTCCCAAGGGCCGCTGCACCTCTGGGGAAACAGCTGTGGTTTTCTCACCAGTGTCACCTCACGCGACGTCGAGGAGCGGCTTCCTGGGCCCCAGGCCATCTTCCCGAGGAGACCCTGGTGTCAGCGCCACTCAGGGTGTGTGACTGGTTGACCAGAGTGGCCAGCACTCGGTTCACCCTCTGGGCCACCTAGTCACCAACCCTCAGCACCAGCCCCACCTGCCTGGGAGACGCGGAGGAGGTCCTGCCGACTTTGGGGACAGCGGTGGACGTGCGCTGGCGGCTGCTCTGTGGATTCGGACAACCATGGCAGGGAGGGCACATGGACTTAAAAGTGATGAGTCGTGGTGGTGGCATCCGTGTCACTGCCACAGCCTCCTTGAAGTGCTCCTGGGACAATGCGTTGCTTTCCACTGAGGGACCAGAAGCCAGTGGCCAGCTTCTGTTGGGGGTGTGTGACTGTTCCCTGAATACATACTTATTGATTAGATCTTGTACCTGATCCTCTAACTCCTGGCCTCCCATCTCTCCACAGAAGGGTCCACAGAGGTGATGCTCACGTGGGGAAGTAGCCACGGTGCAACCGTCACAGGATTCGAGGGGCTACCATGATGGGCTGACGTGACGACGGCAGTGAGACAGCAGCCCTCCTGGTCCAGGAGGACGAGCGGGAGTCACCCCTGCTTAGGGTAAGTGTGTCTCGGGTGAGCATGCAATGAACGTGCTCGCATGTCACTCGGCCCACTACCCAAGATTGTTCCACCACTTCCTTACAGGCAGCTACCTTGGCAGGACAGGCAATGGATTTCTCACAAGTGTTCACTTATGGTACTTGAAGAGAGGCTGGCCGTGATGAATTCGATTCATCAAAGCGAGTCATACACGGCTCTCCTCTCTTTTAGTGTCAAATTCTGCCTCGGAGGGCTTCCCAGGCCAGTGCTGCTTCCAAGGTAGGTGCCTGGATGGCTGAGCCCACGTGTGCTTTCCTGAGGATGCCTGCTTTACTGACGCTAACCCCTGCTCACCCTGAGGCAACTTCCTGGGGTGCTGTCAACTTTAGGACAAGCAAGCGAGGCTGCAGGAATGccctaatttaaaatattatatatatatatattacaatacaCATGGCTAACCTAGAAGGGGCGCCTAGAAGCATCTTTCATGAGTCAGCTCTCAGAATAGAGGTGAGACCAGGAGACTGTGTGGCCCCTGGTTTCCTAATCCTCTGTAGCCTCACACCCTCCAGGGACCTCCTCTAGAGTGAGGCCAGGTTTACCAAGGAGGCAGTGGTTTCCCTGTCCTTGCAAACGCGTGGTCTTTCGAGAGCTCTTGGCTTCCCTGGCGATGTCTCGCGTGCGGCTGCCCTCTTTGCACTGCTCCGTGTTGCTTGCATGGCCACCCAAGTGCGGGAAGTGGCATTGCTGTCCACTGGAATCCTGGGTTGGTGAAGCAGGGGCATGGATTTGACCTGGGACTGACCCAGCTGGTCCGCTCATCCTCACCCTCAGGATCCTGTCCGTCCCAGTGGCCACCCCCAGGCTGCCCGGGCCGTGTGGATGCGGGAACACCACCAGCAGCACTGCCTCACGGTACTTGGAGGGAGGTTGTCCGTGGTGAGTTCGCATTATTTAATGATGCCCAATACGTGGTCGATCTCTTTTCGGTATCACATTGCACCGGGCATCTACTCAGAGTTCATGGGGACTCCAGGGAAGACACACTCATGTGGGTTCCACGCCAGTATACCTGAACATGCAGTTGGCCCTGGAACTACCAGACAGGTGCCGCCAGCATCCCTATCATTCAGTCAATCCATGGATGACCATGTGATTTAGGTTTAAGACCCAAGTGATTGGGGCAATAGGGATGTCCATGATGCTTCTGGGgattctggcttttctaaaagaaaaacaaaccaaaacccagTGGATAGTTCCCTTCTGTTTTAGTATTATATCTTGTCCTGGAGTGGAGGACCTCTGAGCCATGCTGGCAAAGTCACGGTGGGGGAACCAGTATTAGTATATTTTCTGGGCTAAGAAGGGACAAATCATCGTATCTGTTGACCTGGAAGTCCTACCAAATTTGAGGGCAGAGGGCAGTGCTAGTTTccatttcttgtttttcatttaagAATGACTAATTATTTTACATTGTTACCATACATATAaaaaagggttgcaaagaattggacataaaaATGACACATACTTAACAGTAAAAATTCAAGCAGTGTgggaaaatataagtaaaaaaggGAGATAATATCCAATCTCTGCAACCCAGAAGTAACCATCAGGGCTTTAGAAATTTCTAAATACTTGCCCGAGCATATATCCAAATAGAAAGATAGACAAAGTGAGACACAAATATTTTACCAATatgtaatttttgttaaaatgttaacTGTAGTTTTACTGAAGTTTTTTGTTAAAAACGTCAACCACCATTTTAACACAAAGAATATGCTTAAGaaaattagaagaattaataaatatttcttgctcTTCTGAAAGAAGTACTAATTTCTAAAAGATCCGTATAAGATTAAGAAAAATCATTGTGTAAAACATGAAATAGTTGGGatcattacatattttttaactgttttaattTCACTCGAGGTTCTGAAAGATAAGGAAATCAGCTCTACCTCCTGCTTTTTTTAAAGCTATACTGTACAATataattttctcattataaatatTTGCATTGTGTTCTATAATCACAATTCTTATAGATGTTAAATCATTGTTCTATATTTAAATGGATTCATTGCTGACAATTAGTGTTTTTCCCCCCTTAAACTAAACCTTTCTTCCTAAGTTTTAATTCCTATCTCAGAataattgcttttaattttaattcatatcAGAATAACTGTTTCATCAAGAATGGCTCATTAACACTGCTCAGTCCTTGCACGTCTGGGGATACCTGCCTCTTGTTTATATCCACAAGGGACAACTTAGCTAGGCATAACATTCCTAgtctactttttttcccctcggAACTTTGTAGATGCTGCTCCATTGTCTTCTGCACTTAGTATCATAATAGCTTTTAAACTATGAATTCTCTACACACCTCTTGCTTAGCTAGATACACATCCTGTGGACCTTCATACACTTTGTTAGAAAGGCTTTGGGTCACTGTCTTCTGTGAGGTCTTCATCTCTGAGAATGTCTAACCATGACTGTTACACTTGTACTCATCTGCTTGTTTTTTTCATACTCTTCTatgcttttcagttctttttacaCTTAGACATTTTGACAATACTTACAGTTCATTTCTCTCAGGTTTAAGGGTGTAAGTGCTAGTCTTTGGTGAGTTGGTTGACTCAGAATAATACTTTCCTTCACGGGTTCTGTAACTCTTTTCTGTGAGGTTATCATCAGGGGGATTAATGTTTGTGTGGTTTGTTGTGCCCTTGACAACACTGTGGTTCTGCATTTGGGTTTGTGTGGCATCAGGCTTCCAACAGTCAGGACTCATTTGTTGGCCTCAGGAGCCCCATACCTTATATCTGGTATAAATCCTCGCCACATCTTGGTCCAGGAACTTGGCTTCTCACAGGAGAGCACATTCTACCCACAACTTGCATGGAAATAAACTCTCTTGTCCTCTCTCTAGGCCAGGAGAGCATTTTCTGACTCTCTTTCCCATCCCAGCCCTCCACCTCTTTCCATCCCTATGTCGCATGGCCTGTTCCTGTTTGGACATTAAGACTAAAGACCCGCTAAGCCTCTAGTGCAGCATCCTTTAGATCCCTTGGTCCAGATTTCTCTCTTCATTGACAGCAGGTTTCCCTTTTATTCTTTACAGCTGTGCATTTATCAATTGATTTTGGCCTTGATTTCATTTTATCCatcatttctttttgtgtgtggagGAGAGGGTTCTCTATTGGCTCTTTTGTAGGATCTGACTCAGTCACTCTCTTTCTTCATCAGTTTTTCTGAATCATATCCCTTCTTGATGAGTCAAGTTAGCTCCTTTTTCATTTCAAGGATGTCTTCTTCTAGTATTTCTAGAAGTACTTTTCTGTTCCGTGTGTTGGTCTTGTCTTAGGTTAAATggtcatttattatttcattggcggctggagaagggaaaaacctATGATCTGGCCCCATGCTGCCACTTTTCATTTGGAAGACTCATTATTGTCATTTGCACTCTGCATTTATCTGTTTAACATGAATTACACCCAGATTCCCCCTTCTCAGTATCCTCTTCCACCTTGGCAGGATGCCTCATTATAGCGCCACCTTCTGGGATGTACATGGAGTCAGTACCATTTGCTAGGTATGTGAATTTATTTTAACAGGGGAGGATTTTTTTCATCATATTCCTGCTGGTCTAGTAACCCTAAGTATGCATTTTATCCTTAGGGAGACTTCTTGGAAGTAACCCACCTTTAGAGATGAGGTCACAACTCTGAGGTCAGTGCCATACACCTTGGTATATAATAAAGTTTGTGTCCCATGGTGTCGGTTTCTTTATGAGCAGTATTGCAAACTCAGCTTCTTTGGAATGAACTCCAGCTTTGGAGGGCTTCCTGGACACGAGGTGTAAGTGAGAAAAGGACCACTGCTGTCAGCCTGGATGCAAATGTGAAATGAGGCTGTGTTCCGTGCTATGATAAAAAATGAACTCTTATCCCTTGGTCTCTCCACCATGCAATACCCTTGAAAGTGCTTCTTAGATATCCTGTCAAACAGGCAAAGGTGTTGATGTCTGGGCTACTTCAGGGTCTAGGATGGGACGGTTGAATGAACTCGGGTATGTTTCACTCATGACCCTTTCTACCAGTTTGTTAACACTCAGTATTCCCTCTGTCCTTAGGACTTTCTGGAGGAGGCCAGCTTTGAAGAAGAGACCCTGGCACCTGGTTAGTGCTAATCTGCGGAACTTGAAGATAGGTTATCCGTGTAGCCTTCGCTTTACTTGTGACGAATCATACACGGTTCACCTATTTTTTAGTACCAAATCCCGCCTGGGAGAGCTTCTTCCTGGGGGCCGAGCCCCCCCACTTCAGGGCGCAGGACCTTGGAGTCAGCGCCTCTCCATGGTAAGTGCAGGGACTGTTGATCACAGCTGGATGGCAGCGCATTCGGTCTCCTGGTCCTCATCGTGTGCATGTGTGAGACTATCCACAGGAAGATGCCTGGAAGTGGTGCCAACATGAAGCAAGAAGTGGGCTTTTCTTACCAGAGATGCTTGGTGGTACTTGAAGAGAGGTCTTCCATGGTGCATTCGCTTTATTCTTTGACGAATCATACATGGTTGACCTTTTTTTAGGTATCAAATCTGGCCCTAAAGCACCCGGCAACTAGAGTCGATGTCCGCACACCTGGATGGATGGTTGAGCTGAATGTGTGCATGTCGCCCCACGTGTGGGTCACCCGTGTTCGCTCACTCCCGTGTGTCATCCACCTCTGGGGTACTGCTGGTCCACAATGCCGACTTCCCCAAGGAAGCAGTACTTCCATTGCAGATCCACTTCCTGTCTGACAGGAAGTCATCCCCGTGCCGCTCTCTTTGTGTACAACGTGATGCTTTGCTCCTCTCGGTTGCAGTGTGTCCTTCCTGAATGGCTCCCCAGAAAGGGTGCTAATTCCAAGGAAGGGGCAGGAGGGTCCATGCCTGTTTCCTTGACAGTGTGTTGCCAGCATCTTCACTGTTGGTATCCCATCCGTCCTCAGGCCCGATGTCCAGGACACGCCGGAAGCCAGCATCCGAGTCGGGTACTCGAATGGAGGTTGTCCATGgtgtgttcattttatttatgatgaGTATTACATGGCCAATCTCCTTTCAGTACTAAATTCTTCATGGGAAGACATCACAAGTGGAAGTTTCAGCAAAGGCCTCTCCAGGGTAAGGAAGCCAACCATTTAACCATGATGAGTGCTTGATATGTGGCCCATGCCACTTTGCCCAGAATTCCCAGGAATGATGCTGACTTTCTAGGTGAGACCTTGGTTGTCCTGCCTTCCTTGAAGACTCACTGGTGAATAAAACATCTTTGATAAACCTCTTTTTAGGTATGAGGTCACCTTGGATATGACACACCTTGTAGGGAAAGGGCCTTCTGCATTATCCCAAGAGGCTGAATGAGTAGAAGGCGCATACTTTATTTATGCAATGTGTTACTACCCCTAACGTATCTTTATCCTCAGGGTGACctctgggaatcaaacccagcaATGGGGAGATGGTGGTGTGTTTGTGGGGGTTGGATGGGTTTCCTCCACAGGGAGAATCAACGGAATCTGAAGATAAGTTTCCATGGCTTGATTCATGTATTCCTCGCGCAAGATAAGAGTCAGTAACACATTTATTAATACCTTATGTTTGCTAGCTACGTGATCTTGAGGTTACCTGATGTGTCAccgctctgtgcctcagtttattcatctgtaagatggggttAATGCCCACTCATAGGGTAGGTAAAAAACTCAATCATGTGCAAAGGGTGTAGACggtgtctggcacatagtcaAGCTGAAAAAGCACTGGTTCTTGTGACGATCACCAACATTATGATATTGTTATTACACCTTAGATCTTCCTTTCTTGTCCCCTCACCCACTAGACTGTGCTTCCTAGAGGCAGAGTCTTTGCTTACCTactgctgtgtccccagctgCACTCAGTGAAGGCGGTGTTGGGTGAGTGAATCAATGGCAGGTGACATATTTTCTCCACGAAATGCCCTCCTGGAGGCCTCCTGCGCAGAAGAGTGAAAGAAGGACAGTGGTGAGTCCATGTCTTCCTGGTGACAAGGCCTCCTTGCCCTTGCAGTCCTGCCCACCTTGAAGGAAAGTCGCTGGTCTTTAGGTCAGGATCCTGCGAGCTTGGCGCTAGACAGACCCTGCCTTGGTCACAACACTTACAGAGAATGTTAAACAGCTGCTCCCTTCTCTGTTCAGTTGCAGCTCAGGGACCCCTTGGAGGAGATGCTGGCCTTGGTAGGACCTTGCTGTCTGCGCCTCTCCAGGGTAAGGGACCACATGCTGCCCCAAGCCTGGGCCAAACTCGTGACCTGTGAGCTCGTGACCTCATCCACCACTCAGGCCTGGCCTAAGCCAGCTTGGGGGCccatccctccccacagtgccATTAGAGCTGGCACATGATACCCTCCCATAtgggaagaaagcaaaaacaagtaTGTTTCGATCACATGCAAAGGGTCCCCTGGATGTAGGGCCAGCCTCCAGAGATAGAATAGTTGGGATCAGTACCCCGCTAGATGCCCACCCGGGTGGACATGCACAGCTAGACCCTGGAGACAGTGCTGCCTCTTCTGAAGAGGTATCTTGGTGCTCTGGCCCTGCTGACGTTTGATCCTTGAGCAGAGGTTGCCCTTGGTGAATTCGCTTTATTTATGTTGAATCACACAAAGGCAACTTTTGTTTGAGTATCAAATCCTGCTTGGCATGGCTTCTGGGACCCAGTGGCAAGCTCAGGGTCTACACCTCTCCCTTGATCAAGAACAGACAGTGGTGATGTGGGTCACTCAGGGCCCCGAAGGAGGGTGTCAGTGCTGAATCTGCTTCAGTTCTTACCTCGGACCCTCTGTGATCTCCTTTATATCTTACCGCTGACCCCAAAGACCTTCTGCCTCTCTGCAGGTACTCTGATCTTGTGACTAGGCACAAGTTTGCCCCAGGAAATTTTAGAGGCCATAGCTCCCCAtcctctgtttcttcctctctctctttccatctcctcaCCACTGTTCTCAATTTTCTCCTGGGTTATGAAATTAATAGAGGCTATCAATGTTTCATCTCATCTGCATTAAACGAGTAATAAAAGTaatcaacacaaaataaaattaaaaacagccaAAATAGCACACAGCAAAGCAGAACGTGTTCAACAGACTACAAATTGGCAGAATCCAATTTTCCTGACCGCGTGTCAGCTACCGCATTTAACCTGGGGAAACAGAACCCTGTAGACACAGCGGCCACATGATGAATTGATAGTGGCAGCCATGCTAGATGGTGAGATTTGACGTCGACAGAAGCAAGTTGAGGAAATCAAATcttcattcaaatttttaaatggaaaagaattgatCCTAATGAAAATGATTTGGAGAATGTAacaagggaaataaaagaaatgaaaacagttcaACAGCGAAGCCAGGAAAGCTAAACTGGGAATTGGATTAGTTTAATGGAATTCAGTCTGAAAAACAAGTTTTTATGGAAATCAATGTTGGTATAATTCTCATTAAGATGGTTAAATTCACATGTATTTGGATGGGAATCAATGGGGTCAGTAGGAAGACGGGGTCAGATCTCAGCATCCTTTAtgcacctttctttctttctcacatcTGCCCAGAAAGCTTTCCAGAGTGACGTGCTGACTTGGGGGTGACATGCTGGTAAAGTGGGTGCATGTTGTCCCCAGAGTAGGTGCCATCATGGGGACACATCTCACCTGGTCACCCTTGTGCTCTCCTTCCATCCCCTTGTGGGGCTCTGAGTGACAGGCTGAGTCTAGAAGTGAGAAGTTCCTTGGTCAGTGGGGTCTGGTCCTTCAGGACCACTGTACCCAGTACTGCTGAACACAGAGGAGGGCTGTGACATCCCCAGGTGCGGTGCTTCCTAGGGTCCCGGTGTGGCCACCTTTCAGGGCTCCGTGCTGGCCCCACAGACATGCTCTGCATTGGTGCTGAATGCCACATGGTCACAAAGGCTGAGCCTTATTTGGGAGGTGGTTCTGGAGTTGATGCTTCTGGGGTCAAAACCACTGCCTGGGACGTGAAAGAAAAGATTGTCCTTTGCGGGCAGGCCTCCCAGATGATCAACACGGCATGGTGGGTCTCTTTCCAGAACAATCCCCAGCTCGGAGTATTTGCAGAAGCTATGCTACCCACAGGAGGTGGCCAGCAGCCGGAGCCCTCTCCCGGGTAGGTGCAGGGGTGCGGCCCCAGGACATGCCCCGGAGGTACTGTTGATGTATGTCATCTGGCCCGCTAGCCATCAATGTCCAGACGGTCCCCATGAGCCCTTCCGGGAGGTGGTGCCAGCCCTGGGAAAGTCTCAGAAGTGCAGGTCAGTATCCGTGACTCCTGAAGGGCACCTGCCCGTaatatgttttctctctttaggACAGACCTTGTGTGGCTGGCCTCTTGCTCCAACCGTAGCAAGACCCACGGGGTTTTCTGAAATTGTGCCAACGTCAGGGAAAGGATTCTGCTGTCGGTCCCACTCCAAAGTTCAAAAAATGGGTGGTGGGCACAGAATCCGGCCTCTGCTTGTGGCATACGTCGTCTGCTCCCCAACCCTCAGGGGCCAGCCCATGACTGGGGGGCGGATTCCGAGCATATTCAACTCTGGGAAAGTCTGCAGTTCTGATGACAGTTGCCTTGTTTTGAAGAGCAGTCATCTGTGGTTCATCTGCTTGTTTccgttctctctctttctcccctttgTCTTTGGTGTTTCACTTGATTTGTGTATGAGGCTAATCAAAGGGTCAACTGGTTTCTCCATTTTAAATCACCCACTGAAGGATGCTGGggtggcaccccaccccaccccccgcgtGGGCCAGAGGCAGTGTTGGTGGGAGCTCGGAGAGTGCAGCTGTGGGTGTCAGGGTCAGGCACACGCACAGCACCTCACTGAGCTCCTTCCAAAGCAACGTCTTCCAAGGGGAGCCCCTGTgccgggggttgggggtgggcgccCGGAGTCACCCTCTCTGGGTTCTGGGGCTGGAGAGTTGGCCCCACAGGGTTTCGTCTCTGTTAACTCTGGTCAGGGTCCGCTCCACCTGCAGACTGCCCAAGGGTGGGATGGCTGGGGGAAAGAAGCATTCTCAGATATCCATGGATGCTCGTGGGCAGCCCCCGGGGCACTGTGCCCAAGCGTGGGCACCTCTCTGCAGGATAAGATTCCACCTGGGTCTCTCGCTTACCTTCCAGGGATGCATTGGGAGGGTTGGCCTTAGACTTGGGAGGGTTCCTGCTGAGGGTGATGTCTGCAGCATTCAAGCTGCCCCGGAGTGGGGAGGGTCGTCTGGAAGCTCAGCCACCTTGAAGCATCCGACTTAGTCCACGCGTCCGAGCCTCTCCATGGTACGCGGGGAGAGGTTACCCGAGCAACTTTGCATCTGGACGACGAATGTTGCTCGG includes:
- the LOC113879690 gene encoding uncharacterized protein LOC113879690 produces the protein MYVIWPASHQCPDGPHEPFREVVPALGKSQKCRSVSVTPEGHLPVICFLSLGQTLCGWPLAPTVARPTGFSEIVPTSGKGFCCRSHSKVQKMGGGHRIRPLLVAYVVCSPTLRGQPMTGGRIPSIFNSGKVCSSDDSCLVLKSSHLWFICLFPFSLFLPFVFGVSLDLCMRLIKGSTGFSILNHPLKDAGVAPHPTPRVGQRQCWWELGECSCGCQGQAHAQHLTELLPKQRLPRGAPVPGVGGGRPESPSLGSGAGELAPQGFVSVNSGQGPLHLQTAQGWDGWGKEAFSDIHGCSWAAPGALCPSVGTSLQDKIPPGSLAYLPGMHWEGWP